One region of Priestia megaterium genomic DNA includes:
- a CDS encoding glycerophosphodiester phosphodiesterase, with translation MKKYLAGLSAVALLCCSIASSAFARTEEKLTNIAHRGASAYAPENTMAAFHQALEMNADYIELDVQQSKDGVLVIMHDRTVDRTTNGSGHIRELTYAELQRLDAGSWKGDSFTNEKIPTLSQVLDEFQGKIGILIELKAPELYPGIEKKVAFEINKRQLDHVIIQSFNVSSMKKMHELLPNVPIGILTSSQRDASPNSIQQFAAFATYFNPSYDILTPALIHQVHSAGMKISPWSGTKRLPASFLWKTKSDGVITNYPDEVNWVQTSSAIGQQLEKGSARRVITLAVTMWP, from the coding sequence ATGAAAAAATATTTAGCTGGTTTAAGCGCCGTCGCCTTATTATGCTGTTCAATCGCCTCTTCTGCTTTTGCACGCACGGAAGAAAAACTCACAAATATCGCGCACCGAGGAGCCTCTGCCTACGCACCTGAAAATACAATGGCTGCTTTTCACCAAGCGTTAGAAATGAATGCGGATTACATTGAACTTGACGTGCAGCAAAGCAAAGACGGTGTACTCGTTATTATGCATGACCGTACCGTAGACCGAACGACAAACGGAAGCGGACACATTCGAGAGTTAACGTACGCGGAGCTTCAGCGCTTGGACGCAGGAAGCTGGAAAGGGGATTCTTTTACGAATGAAAAAATTCCAACTCTTTCGCAAGTATTAGATGAATTTCAAGGAAAAATCGGTATATTAATAGAGTTAAAAGCGCCGGAACTTTATCCTGGAATTGAAAAAAAAGTAGCTTTTGAAATCAACAAGCGACAGCTCGATCACGTTATCATTCAGTCTTTTAACGTTTCATCCATGAAAAAAATGCATGAGCTTCTCCCAAACGTTCCTATAGGGATACTAACTTCTTCACAGCGAGACGCAAGCCCAAATTCAATCCAGCAATTCGCCGCTTTTGCCACTTACTTTAACCCGTCTTATGACATCCTAACGCCTGCTCTTATCCACCAAGTCCATTCTGCCGGAATGAAAATATCACCGTGGTCTGGAACCAAGCGGCTTCCCGCTTCATTTTTGTGGAAAACAAAAAGTGACGGAGTGATTACAAATTATCCTGATGAAGTGAATTGGGTGCAAACATCAAGTGCTATCGGACAACAGCTCGAAAAAGGAAGCGCACGCCGAGTAATTACACTTGCCGTCACAATGTGGCCATAG
- a CDS encoding endonuclease V: protein MDIQYIHAFTMQTKEECRTLQQKLKAQIDLTSRVKMTHIHNCAGVDVAYWEENGISHGACSIVVVDYQTKNVVEKVHSVGEVTVPYLPGFLAFRELPLILEAVKKLQVEPDVFLFDGNGYLHYEHMGVATHASFFLNKPTVGIWKSYLKIKGHDYIMPEDTEGAYEDIVIDGEVYGRVVRTAKGVKPIFLSCGNYIDLDMSYQLMMHFISKESKLPIPVRLADLHTHELRKRYRQSTGK, encoded by the coding sequence ATGGATATTCAGTACATACATGCGTTTACGATGCAAACGAAAGAGGAGTGCCGGACGCTTCAGCAAAAGCTAAAAGCACAAATTGATTTAACATCACGCGTCAAAATGACGCATATACATAACTGTGCTGGTGTTGATGTTGCGTACTGGGAAGAAAACGGCATATCTCACGGAGCGTGCAGCATTGTAGTGGTTGATTATCAGACGAAAAACGTTGTGGAAAAAGTGCACAGTGTAGGAGAAGTAACGGTTCCTTATCTTCCTGGATTTCTAGCTTTTCGAGAGCTTCCTTTAATTCTTGAAGCGGTTAAAAAACTTCAGGTAGAGCCCGACGTGTTTTTATTTGATGGCAACGGATATTTGCACTATGAGCACATGGGAGTAGCCACACATGCTTCGTTTTTTCTCAATAAACCTACCGTTGGAATATGGAAAAGCTATTTAAAGATCAAGGGACATGATTACATTATGCCTGAAGATACAGAGGGCGCTTATGAAGATATCGTGATTGATGGCGAAGTTTATGGTAGAGTAGTAAGGACAGCCAAAGGGGTAAAGCCTATTTTTCTGTCGTGCGGAAACTATATTGATTTGGACATGTCATATCAGCTTATGATGCATTTTATTTCAAAAGAAAGTAAGCTTCCGATTCCGGTCCGCCTAGCGGATCTGCATACGCATGAGCTGCGGAAAAGGTACCGGCAGTCAACGGGGAAGTAA
- a CDS encoding ankyrin repeat domain-containing protein has product MDNKERAVKTYDLIKNGDTEQAKEILITDKRLLEFITPFGTWLHVAARAGSLDMIKFLVEYGMDINTNEGVPKSAPIAHAASVGEFSIVQYLYDRGAILDVSDSSRNPLFSAIYGGHLDIVKYLVQSGIDITVKYTGDTMKNMDACEFAIERGQIEIAEYLKQKVDSRWN; this is encoded by the coding sequence ATGGATAATAAGGAAAGAGCAGTTAAAACTTATGATTTAATTAAGAATGGTGATACAGAACAAGCAAAAGAGATTCTGATTACAGATAAAAGGCTGCTTGAGTTTATAACTCCTTTTGGAACGTGGCTACACGTGGCTGCTAGAGCTGGTAGCCTTGATATGATAAAGTTCCTAGTTGAATATGGGATGGATATTAACACAAATGAAGGTGTACCAAAGTCAGCGCCAATTGCACATGCAGCGAGTGTAGGTGAATTTAGCATAGTTCAGTACTTATACGATAGAGGTGCAATATTAGATGTAAGCGATTCGAGTAGAAATCCTTTATTTTCAGCGATTTATGGTGGTCATCTTGATATTGTAAAATACCTTGTTCAGAGTGGTATTGATATTACTGTAAAGTATACGGGGGATACGATGAAAAATATGGATGCCTGTGAATTTGCGATTGAACGAGGACAAATAGAAATTGCTGAATATTTAAAGCAGAAGGTGGACAGTAGATGGAATTAA
- a CDS encoding DUF3219 family protein codes for MVQEIVLNDTPIQIYSYEQEIVKGKTKVSVDFKVTSEEYHDITTLLYKGTFHVNVPEEDLDFQGTIHQYSTSFTNLYEKGQVGDFSLSLIEVNE; via the coding sequence GTGGTACAAGAAATTGTATTAAATGATACGCCTATTCAAATTTACAGCTATGAACAAGAAATTGTAAAAGGCAAAACAAAAGTTTCAGTTGATTTTAAGGTAACAAGTGAGGAATATCATGATATTACTACACTTTTATATAAAGGTACTTTTCATGTAAATGTCCCAGAAGAAGATCTGGATTTCCAAGGAACGATTCATCAGTACTCTACGTCTTTTACAAATTTATATGAAAAAGGCCAGGTAGGGGATTTTTCATTAAGTTTAATTGAAGTGAACGAATAA
- a CDS encoding antitoxin YezG family protein, translating into MELKLNNIYQKVADNLKEMIQEDWREIYLYAEVGEGSQTTYFFYYPKGSDEPIYSHDIPELFEVSEQSYLVLLDKQLECFRELLDVFIENKQEIWTSLTLHLDHDGKFEIDYGYEDILTVDPYEQQVIWEYKYLGIISEDEYDKKIIKKFLS; encoded by the coding sequence ATGGAATTAAAGCTTAATAATATTTATCAAAAGGTGGCCGATAATTTAAAGGAAATGATACAAGAAGACTGGCGAGAAATCTATTTGTATGCAGAAGTAGGAGAAGGTTCTCAAACAACGTATTTCTTTTATTATCCAAAAGGAAGCGATGAACCTATATATAGTCATGATATACCTGAACTATTTGAGGTGTCAGAACAGAGCTACTTAGTGTTATTAGATAAACAGTTAGAGTGCTTTCGTGAGTTGTTAGATGTATTTATAGAAAACAAGCAGGAGATATGGACAAGTTTAACTTTGCATTTAGATCATGATGGGAAATTTGAGATAGACTACGGGTATGAAGATATTCTTACTGTTGACCCGTATGAACAACAGGTGATTTGGGAGTATAAGTACTTAGGGATTATTTCAGAAGATGAATATGATAAAAAGATCATAAAAAAATTTCTTTCCTAA
- a CDS encoding SMI1/KNR4 family protein, with amino-acid sequence MNIEIKNNSMPANLQEIQSFEEEWNIELPDDYKEFLLKTNGGNPTIRRFQTLDKKITSSLTSILPFTKEVHKNVQNVFLAFHSNHVIPDNFLIIGEDPIDNKICLSLSGENSGAVYYWSLDMEDIYEEEYEPSNTHFSLISYSFEAFIKSLKDK; translated from the coding sequence ATGAATATAGAGATTAAAAATAATAGTATGCCTGCAAATTTGCAAGAGATTCAATCATTTGAAGAAGAGTGGAATATTGAATTGCCCGATGACTATAAAGAGTTTTTACTTAAAACCAATGGCGGCAACCCTACTATACGAAGGTTTCAAACCTTAGACAAAAAAATCACGTCATCTTTAACATCCATACTTCCATTCACTAAAGAAGTGCATAAAAATGTACAGAATGTATTTTTGGCTTTTCATAGTAACCATGTAATACCTGATAATTTTCTAATTATTGGCGAAGATCCAATTGATAACAAAATTTGCTTGTCATTATCAGGAGAAAATTCTGGAGCGGTTTATTATTGGAGCTTAGACATGGAAGACATCTACGAAGAAGAATATGAACCTTCTAACACGCACTTTAGCCTTATTTCTTATAGCTTTGAAGCTTTTATAAAAAGCCTCAAAGACAAATAA
- a CDS encoding glycosyltransferase family 39 protein, with protein MNILQKRTAFIVTAAFLLAFVFSIVSLSHYKGEEHLFSIQESHQLKKITNGISALDNNSRDHRLPSGNGPASPSNSGEHVTPFHNLSMDNGAGSQGANKDYETPLALYTAGFFIAAAFVYGLVKKKKWHHSIGHSRVILWSLLGTGLFIRIALIPWVGSHMDASLFKNWASVAANHFSNFYAKSGSDYPPFYIYILFIVGKVGSLPDFQQYFSLLIKIPPILADVVTSYLLYRLARKYLAPSFAYLLAIGYLFNPAILVNSTFWGQVDSFFTLLIVLAIVMITEKRIYASAVIFTAAVLMKPQAIIILPILFFELIRLKQVKHFFGIALTAAFTAGVILLPFSVGKSPTWIIDLFSSTIGEYPYASVNAYNFYSLIGANYKDSSATLLFFSYHTWGLIFIVATTIFSWLIYIKGRSFKYAALAALIQISGVFTFSSSMHERYLFPAAALALVAYIYLKDKNLLYLSLGFSISIFMNTFFVLYGDSNMQNSTSYPFSMFATSMLNVLLVVYLVKVAWNLVQKSTVLKTA; from the coding sequence ATGAACATACTACAAAAAAGAACGGCTTTTATCGTAACGGCAGCTTTTCTTTTAGCATTTGTTTTCAGTATCGTTTCACTATCACACTATAAAGGAGAAGAACATTTATTTTCAATTCAAGAAAGTCATCAGTTAAAAAAGATTACGAATGGTATATCTGCTCTTGATAATAACTCAAGAGATCATCGTCTTCCTTCAGGAAACGGTCCTGCTTCACCCAGCAATTCCGGAGAACACGTAACGCCTTTTCATAATCTATCTATGGATAACGGTGCCGGAAGTCAAGGAGCTAATAAAGATTATGAAACGCCGCTAGCTCTTTATACGGCGGGCTTTTTTATAGCAGCAGCTTTCGTTTACGGATTAGTAAAGAAAAAGAAATGGCATCATTCGATAGGGCATTCTCGCGTTATTTTATGGTCATTACTTGGCACTGGTTTATTTATTCGGATTGCGCTGATTCCGTGGGTAGGCTCTCATATGGATGCGTCGCTTTTCAAAAACTGGGCATCGGTTGCGGCTAATCATTTTTCAAATTTCTACGCTAAAAGCGGAAGCGATTATCCGCCGTTTTATATTTATATCTTGTTTATCGTTGGGAAAGTTGGCAGTTTACCGGATTTTCAGCAGTATTTTTCGCTGTTGATTAAAATTCCGCCTATTTTAGCAGATGTTGTCACATCTTATTTACTCTATCGTTTAGCTCGTAAATACTTGGCACCTTCTTTTGCATACCTGTTAGCAATTGGGTATTTATTTAATCCGGCCATTTTAGTTAATTCAACGTTTTGGGGACAAGTGGATTCATTTTTCACTTTACTTATTGTCCTAGCCATTGTAATGATTACGGAAAAACGAATTTACGCGTCGGCCGTTATTTTTACAGCAGCGGTCTTAATGAAGCCGCAGGCGATTATTATCCTGCCTATTTTGTTTTTCGAGCTCATTCGCCTGAAGCAAGTGAAGCATTTCTTCGGCATTGCTTTAACGGCGGCTTTCACTGCTGGGGTGATTTTATTGCCTTTTTCAGTCGGAAAAAGTCCAACGTGGATTATTGATTTATTTTCATCCACCATTGGAGAGTACCCGTATGCTTCTGTTAACGCCTACAACTTTTATAGTTTAATAGGCGCAAACTATAAAGACAGCTCTGCAACGCTGCTGTTTTTCAGCTATCATACGTGGGGACTTATTTTTATCGTCGCGACAACTATTTTTTCTTGGCTTATTTATATAAAAGGACGGAGCTTTAAATACGCCGCTCTTGCAGCGCTTATTCAAATTTCAGGGGTATTTACGTTTTCTTCAAGCATGCATGAACGCTACTTATTTCCAGCAGCAGCGCTTGCTTTAGTGGCTTATATTTATTTAAAAGACAAAAACTTGCTTTACTTATCCCTTGGATTTAGCATCAGTATTTTTATGAACACTTTTTTTGTTTTATACGGCGACAGTAATATGCAAAACAGCACGTCATACCCGTTTTCTATGTTTGCTACGTCGATGCTAAACGTCTTGCTTGTTGTTTATTTAGTAAAAGTTGCTTGGAATTTAGTCCAAAAAAGTACGGTTTTAAAAACGGCATAA
- a CDS encoding DedA family protein: MSSFITSILDFLTSLGYLGIALGLMIEIIPSEIVLAYGGYMISQGMISFPGAVIAGIIGGTIAQWFLYWIGAYGGRPFLQKYGKYLFIHDKHIDLAENWFNKYGAGVVFSARFVPVVRHAISIPAGIAKMPFWKFTSLTVLAMIPWSILFIYLGGKLGENWANIEDVASKYTLPFVVAAFVIIVLYFVFKRTRTKRV; encoded by the coding sequence GTGAGTTCATTTATTACGAGTATTTTGGATTTTTTAACGAGCCTTGGCTATTTAGGTATTGCGCTCGGCTTAATGATTGAAATCATTCCAAGTGAAATTGTACTAGCCTACGGGGGGTATATGATTTCTCAAGGCATGATTAGTTTTCCAGGAGCAGTCATTGCCGGAATTATTGGCGGAACGATTGCACAGTGGTTTTTATATTGGATTGGAGCCTACGGAGGACGTCCGTTTCTTCAAAAATACGGCAAGTACTTATTTATTCATGATAAGCATATCGACCTTGCGGAAAACTGGTTTAATAAATACGGCGCGGGCGTGGTTTTCTCCGCTCGTTTTGTCCCGGTTGTTCGACACGCGATTTCGATCCCTGCAGGTATTGCTAAAATGCCGTTTTGGAAGTTTACGTCTTTAACCGTGTTAGCGATGATTCCTTGGTCGATTTTATTTATTTACTTAGGCGGAAAGCTAGGCGAGAACTGGGCGAACATTGAAGACGTAGCAAGCAAATATACGCTTCCGTTTGTAGTTGCGGCATTTGTGATTATTGTTCTTTATTTCGTATTCAAACGCACGCGTACAAAGCGCGTATAA
- a CDS encoding GNAT family N-acetyltransferase has protein sequence MSYVIKKEVPLFEQFAALHEASGLHKSKKGNYTKEQLFEAAANSWFRVGIYDNEQLIAFGRMISDGIYQALICDVMVDPSYQNKGLGKQIIQELLTKCQESGIESIQLFAAKGKHHFYKKLGFQEREEDAPGMSLVM, from the coding sequence GTGTCTTACGTAATAAAAAAAGAGGTTCCGTTATTTGAGCAGTTTGCTGCTTTGCATGAAGCGAGCGGATTACATAAAAGTAAAAAAGGCAATTATACAAAAGAACAGCTGTTTGAAGCGGCAGCCAACAGCTGGTTTAGAGTCGGTATTTATGATAATGAACAATTGATTGCATTCGGTCGTATGATTTCAGACGGAATTTACCAAGCGCTTATTTGCGACGTGATGGTTGATCCCTCGTACCAAAACAAAGGACTTGGAAAGCAAATTATTCAAGAGCTGTTGACGAAATGCCAAGAAAGCGGAATTGAATCGATTCAGCTGTTTGCAGCAAAAGGAAAGCATCATTTTTATAAAAAATTAGGATTTCAAGAAAGAGAAGAAGACGCGCCAGGCATGTCGCTTGTTATGTAA
- a CDS encoding immunity protein YezG family protein, with amino-acid sequence MKEYEDKFSELQADMISICMEYVEDRADKVYVYASREGGIVSGSFFYCINNKYVECHKVNDALENGDERYDVSQKRILMVLRIICEDIEKIEELCKEYERDMPTEMKLIYDVKSGNFKAEYKYDLVYTNDDSKTADYVADEWFEEVKNNKL; translated from the coding sequence ATGAAAGAATATGAAGATAAGTTCAGTGAATTACAAGCTGATATGATATCTATATGTATGGAGTACGTTGAAGATAGAGCTGATAAAGTATATGTTTATGCTTCACGTGAAGGAGGAATTGTTTCAGGCAGTTTCTTTTATTGTATCAATAATAAGTATGTAGAATGTCATAAAGTGAATGATGCATTGGAGAATGGAGACGAAAGATATGATGTGTCTCAAAAAAGAATCCTTATGGTGTTGCGAATAATATGTGAAGATATCGAAAAGATTGAAGAATTATGCAAAGAATATGAAAGAGATATGCCAACGGAGATGAAGTTAATCTATGATGTTAAAAGTGGCAATTTTAAAGCTGAATACAAGTATGACTTAGTATATACTAATGATGATAGTAAAACAGCCGATTATGTTGCTGATGAGTGGTTTGAAGAAGTGAAAAATAATAAGCTTTAA
- a CDS encoding LLM class flavin-dependent oxidoreductase — protein sequence MKVSILDQSPVSSHQTPAEALEASMQLAKAGDKLGYERYWIAEHHDLSGLACSAPEVMLGYIGAQTNRIRIGSGAVLLPHYKPYKVAETYNMLATLFPGRVDLGIGRAPGGSAEATNALSDNFLQQVFKMPELVEELLQFLDDKFPAEHEYAKLSASPLPPVSPEPWLLGTSKKSAELAARNGMAYTFGQFMSEQDGSAIIDQYKQAFQPRQSGNQPYAIVTVSVICAETTEQAHRIATSSLVWKIQQDKMEAKGVPSIKEAASYPLTEEEEKKMKKMKEAMIIGNPEEVHVRLQEVQARYGADELMLVTITHDPADRLKSYELVAEKCKK from the coding sequence ATGAAAGTAAGTATACTTGACCAATCGCCCGTTTCATCCCATCAGACCCCAGCGGAAGCGTTAGAAGCATCGATGCAGCTGGCCAAGGCTGGTGACAAGCTTGGCTATGAGCGCTACTGGATTGCAGAGCACCATGATTTGTCTGGACTTGCCTGTTCGGCTCCTGAAGTGATGCTTGGCTATATCGGCGCACAAACTAATAGAATTCGAATTGGATCCGGAGCGGTGCTGCTGCCTCACTACAAGCCGTATAAAGTAGCGGAAACGTATAACATGCTCGCAACGCTGTTTCCAGGGCGCGTTGATTTAGGGATTGGGCGCGCGCCGGGTGGATCGGCTGAAGCAACAAATGCGCTGTCGGATAACTTCTTGCAGCAAGTATTTAAAATGCCTGAACTTGTTGAAGAGCTTCTGCAGTTTTTAGACGATAAATTTCCGGCTGAACATGAATACGCCAAGCTTTCAGCTTCGCCGCTTCCGCCTGTCTCTCCAGAACCGTGGCTGCTTGGCACAAGTAAAAAAAGTGCCGAGCTCGCTGCTAGAAATGGAATGGCCTATACGTTTGGACAGTTTATGAGTGAACAAGACGGTTCAGCTATTATTGATCAGTACAAGCAGGCTTTTCAGCCAAGACAGAGCGGGAATCAGCCCTATGCGATTGTCACTGTATCGGTCATTTGCGCTGAAACAACTGAGCAAGCGCATCGCATCGCAACGAGCTCACTCGTATGGAAAATTCAACAGGATAAAATGGAAGCAAAAGGTGTGCCTTCTATTAAAGAAGCGGCCAGCTATCCGCTTACAGAAGAAGAAGAGAAAAAAATGAAGAAGATGAAAGAAGCTATGATTATCGGAAACCCGGAAGAAGTACACGTCCGTCTTCAAGAAGTTCAAGCACGCTACGGAGCGGATGAACTCATGCTTGTCACCATTACGCACGATCCGGCTGACCGATTAAAATCATATGAGCTTGTCGCAGAGAAATGCAAAAAATAA
- a CDS encoding Imm6 family immunity protein, with translation MTNANFNSLTEHDKVIFFLALSEKVVPVLSRKEDQISARKVICKCWEWLKDKENSGDTLYELLDHEENGITIIQEMSDNKTDVIAWDCIIYAVAYTSRKAFERKGVEYYPEPIALVDDTLVEHFVNGFERCIENADSYIERLTSLLNDDTNRKIVNDLRTKVLKELRV, from the coding sequence ATGACTAATGCTAATTTCAATAGTTTAACAGAACATGATAAAGTGATATTTTTTCTGGCACTTTCAGAAAAAGTAGTACCGGTACTTTCTCGTAAGGAAGATCAAATTTCAGCCCGGAAAGTTATATGTAAATGCTGGGAATGGTTAAAAGACAAAGAAAATAGTGGAGATACTCTTTATGAATTATTAGATCACGAGGAAAATGGTATCACAATAATTCAAGAGATGTCAGATAATAAAACAGATGTTATAGCCTGGGACTGTATTATTTATGCAGTTGCTTATACTAGTAGAAAAGCATTTGAAAGAAAAGGCGTCGAATATTATCCCGAACCCATTGCTTTAGTTGATGATACATTAGTAGAGCATTTTGTAAATGGTTTTGAAAGATGTATAGAGAATGCGGATAGTTACATAGAAAGACTAACTTCTTTATTAAATGATGATACGAATAGAAAAATCGTGAATGATCTGCGAACAAAAGTGTTAAAAGAACTACGAGTATGA
- a CDS encoding aminoglycoside phosphotransferase family protein — protein MHTLPQTFCDTITHLHSHKGQKWLTDFPQLIRYCEQRWHITIHSHFPLSYHFVAPARKADGSELVVKLFVEPSELLHEQEALTAIAGENTVKIVDSDAEKGILLLEKLSPGCPLSSLSTKEEAALIAARLMKSLWRMPQSDSTIEETAVKREKQLREYTQMYPSGIDFLSSETLQHALAVFSELNRTSQQLFLLHGDLHHDNILQSGEAWKIIDPKGLIGEKEYEIIPFLLNHLPKTNVAEAIDHRINIFVKELNVSKKRILLWGYAHSVLATCWLIEDRQDAASFLRAIEAFQHLFEYYYGHKK, from the coding sequence ATGCATACGTTGCCTCAAACATTTTGTGATACAATTACTCACCTTCACTCTCATAAAGGCCAAAAGTGGCTAACTGACTTTCCTCAGCTGATTCGCTACTGCGAACAGCGATGGCATATCACCATTCACAGTCACTTCCCTCTTTCTTACCACTTTGTTGCTCCTGCGCGCAAAGCAGATGGAAGCGAACTAGTTGTAAAACTCTTTGTAGAGCCTTCAGAGCTGCTTCATGAGCAAGAAGCACTGACAGCAATAGCTGGTGAGAACACGGTAAAAATAGTGGACAGCGATGCTGAAAAAGGCATTCTACTGCTTGAAAAGCTGTCTCCCGGATGCCCGCTTTCCTCTTTATCAACTAAAGAAGAGGCTGCGTTAATCGCTGCTCGGCTCATGAAATCTCTGTGGCGCATGCCTCAATCAGACTCCACTATCGAAGAAACAGCCGTTAAAAGAGAGAAGCAGCTTCGAGAGTATACACAAATGTATCCAAGCGGCATTGATTTTCTTTCTTCCGAAACGCTTCAACACGCGCTAGCCGTTTTCTCTGAATTAAACCGGACTTCTCAGCAGCTTTTTTTGCTTCACGGAGACTTGCATCATGATAACATCTTACAGTCTGGTGAAGCGTGGAAAATAATTGATCCAAAAGGGTTGATTGGAGAAAAAGAGTACGAAATTATCCCTTTTCTTTTAAATCATCTGCCTAAGACAAACGTAGCAGAGGCAATTGACCATCGAATCAATATATTTGTAAAAGAACTGAACGTAAGTAAAAAACGCATTTTACTGTGGGGATACGCTCATTCTGTATTAGCCACGTGCTGGTTAATAGAAGACCGCCAAGACGCCGCTTCTTTTTTACGTGCTATAGAAGCATTTCAGCACTTATTTGAGTACTATTACGGGCATAAAAAATAA
- a CDS encoding ankyrin repeat domain-containing protein has product MEKNSVNKAIRNAIKLGDINSVKELIGSNKAILHTMTPFGSWLHVAAKKGQMEIVEYLVHKGIDVNIKGDIFDASPLRVAAGEGYVEIVQYLIQSGVKLDVSSAKRNPLFAAIYGGHKEVVEHLVGQGIDISVQYTGENIKEMDAYRYAKEFGQIEIAEYLKRKLNEKVQKRVLKD; this is encoded by the coding sequence TTGGAGAAAAACAGCGTCAACAAAGCAATAAGAAATGCAATTAAACTTGGTGACATTAACTCAGTCAAAGAATTAATAGGTAGTAATAAAGCAATTCTACACACCATGACTCCATTTGGTAGTTGGTTACACGTAGCAGCAAAAAAAGGACAGATGGAAATAGTAGAGTATCTAGTGCATAAAGGAATCGATGTAAATATAAAAGGTGATATATTTGATGCTTCTCCCTTACGAGTGGCAGCAGGTGAGGGGTATGTAGAAATAGTACAGTATTTAATCCAATCTGGAGTAAAATTAGATGTAAGTTCGGCAAAAAGAAATCCATTGTTCGCAGCAATTTACGGTGGTCATAAAGAGGTAGTTGAACATCTAGTTGGTCAGGGTATAGATATTTCCGTTCAATATACCGGTGAGAATATTAAAGAGATGGATGCGTACCGATATGCTAAGGAATTTGGACAAATAGAAATTGCTGAATATTTAAAACGAAAGCTGAATGAAAAAGTACAAAAGAGAGTGCTTAAAGATTAA
- a CDS encoding pentapeptide repeat-containing protein yields MDEKSNDRIRVMEIVNRSQYNDEVIDQVDMSDLDLSFSDLSEVMARRIMAKRVVLRASSLMRAAFHDCDFELADFRSCNLEEINMADCRFGEADFSKANMKYAKINISSCFETRFDEADFSHGELVGTILNHATFRHANLSGIDAEQADCTGTDFSGANLTNSKFEKAHLENVNLSAVDARNANFTEADFTGAILLNGDFTEADFTGAKLDNVVWTGANVEGAKFDENVKEQVLKMI; encoded by the coding sequence ATGGATGAGAAAAGTAATGATCGAATAAGGGTTATGGAAATAGTAAATAGATCTCAATATAATGATGAGGTTATAGATCAGGTAGATATGAGTGATTTAGACCTTAGTTTTTCAGACCTGTCAGAAGTAATGGCAAGGCGTATTATGGCAAAACGTGTTGTGTTGAGAGCCTCTTCACTAATGAGAGCAGCTTTTCATGACTGCGATTTTGAGTTAGCTGATTTCAGAAGTTGTAATTTAGAGGAAATTAACATGGCAGATTGTAGGTTTGGCGAAGCGGATTTTTCTAAAGCAAATATGAAATATGCAAAGATAAATATAAGTAGTTGCTTTGAAACTCGTTTTGATGAGGCTGATTTTTCACATGGAGAATTAGTTGGAACAATTTTAAATCATGCTACATTTCGCCATGCAAATTTGTCAGGAATTGATGCGGAACAGGCCGACTGTACGGGAACGGATTTCAGCGGTGCCAATCTGACAAATAGTAAATTTGAAAAAGCGCATTTGGAAAATGTAAATTTATCAGCGGTAGATGCTAGAAATGCTAATTTCACAGAAGCGGATTTTACCGGAGCAATCCTTTTAAATGGGGATTTCACAGAAGCGGATTTTACCGGTGCTAAACTCGACAATGTAGTTTGGACAGGAGCAAATGTAGAAGGAGCTAAGTTTGACGAAAATGTGAAAGAACAAGTGTTGAAAATGATATAG